A window of Gemmatimonadota bacterium contains these coding sequences:
- a CDS encoding MBL fold metallo-hydrolase, giving the protein MSLVPSGHAHPRADDGAVRVTAVGHSTFLVQVGPLNILTDPIWGERASPLTFWGPRRRHPPGIPLETLPPIDVVLQSHDHYDHLDDGTVRHLARAHPDAVWCAPLGVGTRLRARGVRRIIERDWWEHAAIGDATVHCVPAAHFSGRTPFDRDSTLWCGWALRAHGRQVYFVGDTGLHPEFAAIGAHLGPLDLVLMPVGAYEPRWFMRPVHLDPAEALEAFTALTAAHPAVPTTMVAMHWGTFVLTDEPVDEPPRRTRERWTAAALPDDRLWILSPGETRAIRSAR; this is encoded by the coding sequence ATGTCACTCGTCCCCTCCGGCCACGCACACCCGCGCGCCGATGACGGCGCCGTGCGCGTGACGGCCGTCGGGCACTCGACCTTCCTCGTGCAGGTGGGTCCGCTCAACATCCTCACCGACCCGATCTGGGGCGAGCGCGCCTCGCCGCTCACGTTCTGGGGACCGCGTCGGCGACATCCCCCGGGGATTCCCCTCGAGACATTGCCTCCGATCGACGTCGTGCTCCAGTCGCACGACCACTACGACCATCTCGACGACGGCACGGTCCGCCACCTCGCGCGAGCGCATCCCGACGCGGTCTGGTGCGCGCCGCTCGGCGTGGGCACGCGGCTGCGCGCGCGCGGCGTGCGCCGCATCATCGAACGCGACTGGTGGGAGCATGCTGCCATCGGTGACGCCACGGTGCACTGCGTCCCTGCGGCGCACTTCTCCGGACGCACGCCGTTCGACCGCGACTCCACGCTCTGGTGCGGATGGGCCCTTCGCGCGCACGGCCGCCAGGTCTATTTCGTCGGCGACACCGGCCTGCATCCCGAGTTCGCGGCGATCGGCGCGCACCTCGGTCCGCTCGATCTGGTGCTCATGCCGGTCGGCGCCTACGAACCGCGATGGTTCATGCGTCCGGTGCACCTCGATCCGGCCGAGGCGCTCGAGGCCTTCACGGCACTCACCGCCGCGCATCCCGCCGTTCCGACCACGATGGTGGCGATGCACTGGGGGACGTTCGTGCTCACGGACGAACCGGTCGACGAGCCGCCTCGCCGCACGCGCGAGCGCTGGACCGCTGCCGCGCTGCCGGATGACCGGCTCTGGATCCTCTCCCCCGGCGAGACGCGCGCGATCAGAAGCGCGCGTTGA